From Verrucomicrobiales bacterium, the proteins below share one genomic window:
- a CDS encoding replication initiator protein A → MTLPKVAEGKDELNLAEFPLSAIADRLDPTQKTMTFEDRIWDGNRGEMVTRQLTITASDQHGLPTALDDEVILGLVQLSKLQKFSDRRVSFSRYQLIQLLGWRHETKSYERLEKSLNRWVGVTLYYQNAWWSKDDQCWVNEKFHILDNVSLFTKDDTPKRSRNQAKLPLSTFVWNDVLFRSFRAGNLKSIDFDFFRSLRSAVAKRLYRFLDKRFFHRDRWEFNLKEVSWEHIGLSRRYDTANLKRKLRPPIRELEERGFLQPLPEELRFAKVRSGDWRVIFERVRPVEKPPEQNALTQALVQRGVTPVTACEVVGAYPSDQIEARLEVFDWLQAKKDPKVTRNPAGFLVASIRTDYSPPKGFVSREERDRQNEIRIKGRQKAEERELAARAREEAKVREKDAEIEKFWNSLSETERSRAQGEALARAKPFERELVGKGGTLGKVALKAILEAYALKLMGVGV, encoded by the coding sequence ATGACCTTGCCGAAGGTTGCCGAGGGTAAGGATGAGCTCAACTTGGCTGAGTTTCCGTTGTCAGCGATCGCTGATCGGTTGGATCCAACTCAGAAAACGATGACGTTTGAGGACCGTATTTGGGATGGTAACCGAGGCGAGATGGTTACCCGCCAACTGACTATCACTGCATCCGATCAACACGGCCTTCCCACCGCTCTCGATGACGAAGTCATTCTCGGGCTGGTCCAACTCTCCAAACTTCAGAAGTTTTCAGACAGGAGGGTATCGTTTTCTCGATACCAACTCATTCAGCTCTTGGGATGGAGGCACGAGACCAAGAGTTACGAGCGTCTCGAAAAATCTCTCAACCGGTGGGTGGGAGTGACGCTTTATTACCAGAATGCTTGGTGGAGCAAGGATGATCAGTGTTGGGTGAACGAAAAATTTCACATCCTGGACAATGTGTCGCTTTTCACGAAGGACGACACACCCAAACGCAGCCGCAACCAAGCCAAGCTTCCGCTCTCCACATTTGTCTGGAACGATGTGCTCTTCCGCAGCTTCCGCGCCGGGAACCTTAAGAGCATCGATTTTGACTTCTTCCGCAGTCTCCGAAGTGCGGTCGCTAAGCGTCTTTATCGTTTCCTGGATAAACGGTTTTTTCATCGTGACCGTTGGGAATTCAACTTGAAGGAGGTTTCGTGGGAACACATTGGCCTGTCCCGGCGGTATGACACTGCGAACTTGAAGCGAAAGCTTCGTCCTCCGATACGAGAACTCGAGGAGCGGGGATTCCTTCAGCCGCTGCCCGAGGAACTCCGGTTTGCCAAAGTCCGTTCTGGGGATTGGCGAGTAATTTTTGAGCGAGTGAGACCCGTCGAAAAGCCACCTGAGCAGAATGCCTTGACCCAGGCCTTGGTTCAAAGGGGCGTCACCCCAGTAACTGCTTGCGAGGTGGTGGGCGCTTACCCGTCCGACCAGATCGAAGCGCGCCTCGAGGTGTTTGATTGGCTTCAGGCCAAGAAGGATCCCAAAGTCACTCGCAATCCCGCTGGATTCCTGGTCGCCTCCATCCGAACGGATTACAGCCCTCCCAAAGGCTTCGTGAGCCGCGAGGAGCGAGATCGTCAGAACGAAATCCGTATCAAGGGACGGCAGAAAGCCGAAGAGCGTGAACTTGCCGCACGTGCTCGGGAGGAAGCCAAAGTAAGGGAGAAGGATGCAGAAATTGAGAAATTTTGGAATTCCCTCTCGGAAACCGAACGGAGCCGCGCCCAGGGCGAAGCATTGGCTCGTGCTAAGCCGTTTGAGAGGGAGTTGGTAGGCAAGGGTGGGACCTTAGGGAAAGTCGCTCTGAAGGCGATTCTGGAGGCTTACGCGCTAAAGCTGATGGGGGTCGGGGTCTGA